The genomic DNA GGCGAACAGGACCGCGGAGACCCAGTAGCCCAGCGCCATGCGCTCGGCGACCAGGTCACCGGCCGACGTGCCCAGCGCGAAGGTGAACAGGACCGCCAGCCAGTAGAAGGACTCCCGGCGCAGGGTGTCGATGCTGTGGATGGACAGCGTCCGCTCGCTGCGGTACCAGGCGACGAACACGACCGCCAGGAGGACCGCGAACACCGCGGTGGTGGTCTCCAGCGGTATGCCCATGTTGTCGGTCAGGTTGTCACTGACCAGGGTGCCGACGACGCTGATCAGGGCCACGGCCGTCCAGTACGCGCCGGGCCGGTAGGCGGTGGTACGGAACTGAACGACGAGAATCACCGCAAGCAGCACGCTCATCAGCAGCGACACACCGGTCAGGCCCAGTCCGGCCTTCTCGTTCAGCAGGTCGGCCGCGGTCTCGCCGACCGTCGTGCACAGCACCTTGATCACCCAGAAGTACACGGTGACTTCGGGCACCTTGTTCCAGCGCAGACGGTGGCCGGGGGCGTTCGGGGCGGACCCGTGGACCGCCGCTGTCTCAGAAGTCTCAGATGTCATGAGGCCCGACCGTGCCACCGGGAACCTGAACACATCCTGACTGCCGCGCGGCATCACCCGCCCCCGCCGGCCCGCGCGGGGAACATGTCTGCCATGCACAGCGACACGGCCCACCCGGTCATACCGGCACTCCGTCCCAGCCCAGCCCCCACGACGGAAGCGTGCTGCCATGACCATCCCCCACTCCCACGGCCGCACCTGTGCCGACCACGCGACGCACTGGCTGCGCCGCCGCCTCGGACGGGCCGTCGCGCTCGCGTATCTCGCCGCCGTGCTGCTGCCCGGCCCGGGCCGGTGGCTGCGCCACACGCATACCCTGGTGGGGACTGGACTCCCCCTGTACACGGCCTCGTTACTGCTCTCGCTGGTCCTGTTCTCGGCCGGACTACAGGTCCCCGTGCGAGCACTGGGACAGCTGCTGCGACGGCCCCGGGCCTGCTGGCAGGGCTGATCCTGCATCTCGCGGCGCCGCTGCTGATCATCCCGCTGGTGGCGTTCCTGCTGCGCCGCTCGCCGGATACCGACGGCGGCAGCGGTCTGGTCACCGCGATGATCCTTATCGTCGCGATGCCGGTGGCCGCGGGGGCGACGGTCTGGACCGGCAAGGGGCACGGTGACCAGCCGACCATGGTCGGTCTCGTCCTCGCCTCCACGCTGGTCAGTCCGCTCACGATCCCCGTGACGGTGGGCGCGCTGGCGCCGCTGCTCAGCGGCGGCTACCCGGACGCGCTGGGCCCGGCCAGGGACACGATGAACAGCGGTTTCGCCTTCGCGCAAGTCGTACTGCCATGCGCGGCGGGCCTCATGTGCCGTCTCGTCCTGCCGGCGCGCCTGCTGGACGGTGCGGGGCGCTGGGTCGTGCCCGTGGCGCTGGCCGGCTCGGCGGTCCTGACGTACGTGAACGCGAGCGGCGCCCTGGGTGCCCTCCTGGCCCATCCCCGTCCGCTGCTGCTGATCGCGGCACCGGTCGTGGCGGCGGTCGTCTGCGCGCCGTCCTTCGCGGTAGGACGCCTTGCGGCGCGCGTCCTGCGTCTGGACGCCCCGGCCGCCTCCTCTCTCACCCTCGCCTGCGGGATGAACAACAGCAGCGCGAGTGCGGTCCTGATCACCACGACCCTGCCCGACAAGCCGCACCTGCTGCTGCCGGTCCTCGCGTACGGGCTGTTGCAGAAGACGGCCGCGAACAGGGTCGTACGCATGACTCGCCCTCACCGCCCGCCCGGACCGCCCTGCCCCGCCTCGTCCTGAGGATCCCCATCGCCCCGGCGACCGTCCGACTCGTTTCGGTCTTCCGCCCCGTGTCCTCCTGCGGCCCGTACCGGGAGCAGCAGCGTGAACGTGGTCGGCGCGCGGTTCGCCAGGGAGAGCCGGCCCCCGAGGGAGACAGCGAGGTCGCGGGCGAGCGAGAGGCCGATGCCCGTGCCCGCCCCGCCTTCGGTGTGCCCGCGCTCGAACAGCCGCGCGGAGTCACCGTCTGCCGTGCCCTCGTCGGCGATGTCCAGGGCGAGGGCGTCGTCGAGGTCGCGGACCGTGACGCGCACGGTGCCGTGTCCGTGGACGCGGGCGTTGTCGAGCAGCACGCCGAGGATCTCGGCGACGGGCCCGCCCGGGACGCGTACGTCGTCCGGCACCTCGCCCGTATCGCACTCCAGGCGTCTTCCCTCGCGGGCGAACAGCCCGTGCCACCGCTCCTCGGTCTCCCGCAGCAGCCCCGTGACCGGCCGGTCTGGCGCGACCGGCTGAGGCAGCCCCGCGGAGCCGGACAGCCGAAGGACCTCCTCCACGGTGTGGTGCAGCCTGCGGGTGGCGGCCAGGGCCTCCTCCAGCACG from Streptomyces avermitilis MA-4680 = NBRC 14893 includes the following:
- a CDS encoding membrane protein; translated protein: MTSETSETAAVHGSAPNAPGHRLRWNKVPEVTVYFWVIKVLCTTVGETAADLLNEKAGLGLTGVSLLMSVLLAVILVVQFRTTAYRPGAYWTAVALISVVGTLVSDNLTDNMGIPLETTTAVFAVLLAVVFVAWYRSERTLSIHSIDTLRRESFYWLAVLFTFALGTSAGDLVAERMALGYWVSAVLFALAIAAVAVARFALGANAVWSFWIAYVLTRPLGASMGDYLSQPTGDGGLGLGTVVTSVLFLAVILGLVVFLAVTRKDVTEPERLARTA